A portion of the Bacteroidales bacterium genome contains these proteins:
- a CDS encoding GNAT family N-acetyltransferase encodes MSQEYFLVEPSLNYREAFVNLVMDYLRQREETYTDLYKPALANFNKFVKKLMDHARGKNLPGGEVPYSTYWLTDRYGKIYGNVRIRHHALHVYGNIGYDIRPSARGQGYGTIMLRLALEKARELKLKRIKIACDQRNKASIRVIEKNGGVFIEQVYDRKTRLFVNRYYIDITKNEE; translated from the coding sequence ATGAGTCAGGAGTATTTTTTGGTTGAACCTTCACTGAATTACAGGGAAGCGTTTGTCAATCTGGTAATGGATTATCTCAGGCAAAGGGAGGAAACTTATACCGATCTTTACAAGCCTGCCCTGGCCAACTTTAATAAGTTTGTAAAGAAGCTCATGGACCATGCACGGGGAAAGAATCTTCCCGGGGGGGAAGTACCATACTCTACATATTGGCTGACTGACCGATATGGTAAGATATACGGTAATGTCCGGATCAGGCATCATGCGTTGCATGTTTACGGCAATATCGGCTACGACATCCGTCCCTCCGCACGTGGGCAGGGCTATGGCACCATCATGCTGCGCCTGGCCCTGGAAAAAGCCCGCGAGCTCAAGCTGAAGCGTATCAAGATAGCCTGCGACCAGCGGAACAAGGCCTCCATCCGGGTGATAGAAAAGAACGGAGGGGTATTCATAGAACAGGTCTACGACCGCAAAACACGTTTGTTTGTAAACAGATATTATATTGATATAACAAAAAATGAAGAATGA